From the genome of Uranotaenia lowii strain MFRU-FL chromosome 1, ASM2978415v1, whole genome shotgun sequence, one region includes:
- the LOC129739791 gene encoding caspase-1-like has product MDDRWRSEEVLPGTSKDFVDNKRTSSVDIFDAQGYPDPPATPITKRKGSVFLEAPIYQNSRFYAMNGKKRGKVLIFNQVTFDDKNYAARIGTEKDVQRLYDSLPKLGFLPEDILVHEDFSAKEIERTVRQLDTDPTLVDCDCLITVILTHGEQDDRLMARDTSYHLYQFIENFTPTALPSMAGKPKLFIVQACRGRSLDNGISLSPLRLVMDSVDTIGDMEIFTYPECADFLIVMSSHHGHFSFRNEQGSWLIQEFCNVLDNCQVEQDSIYDILTETNLAVSKRVSSAEGVMDRKKQISSFYSTLTRALYFAKR; this is encoded by the exons ATGGACGATCGATGGCGTAGCGAAGAGGTCCTGCCGGGTACCAGTAAGGACTTTGTCGATAACAAACGGACCTCCAGTGTCGATATATTCGATGCGCAAGGCTATCCGGACCCTCCTGCAACACCGATAACCAAACGCAAAGGGTCGGTTTTTCTGGAAGCACCAATCTATCAGAACTCTCGATTCTATGCCATGAACGGTAAGAAGCGTGGTAAAGTTCTGATTTTTAATCAGGTGACATTCGATGACAAAAACTATGCCGCTCGCATTGGAACGGAAAAAGATGTTCAAAGATTATATGATTCGTTACCTAAGTTAGGTTTTCTACCAGAAGATATATTGGTACATGAAGATTTCTCCGCTAAAGAGATTGAACGTACTGTTAGGCAAC TTGATACTGATCCAACATTGGTTGATTGCGATTGTCTCATAACGGTTATCCTAACACATGGCGAACAGGACGATCGATTGATGGCCAGAGACACCAGTTATCATCTTTACCAATTCATCGAAAACTTCACTCCTACTGCATTGCCCAGCATGGCCGGCAAACCGAAACTGTTCATCGTTCAAGCTTGCAGGGGAAGATCACTTGATAATGGAATAAGTTTAAGCCCATTGAGATTAGTGATGGACAGTGTGGACACCATTGGGGATATGGAAATCTTTACGTATCCAGAATGTGCTGATTTTCTCATCGTCATGAGCTCCCACCACG GACACTTCTCGTTCCGAAACGAGCAGGGAAGCTGGTTGATTCAGGAGTTCTGTAATGTACTGGACAACTGCCAAGTCGAGCAGGATTCAATCTACGATATTCTCACGGAAACCAATTTGGCTGTCTCAAAACGCGTTTCCAGTGCCGAAGGTGTAATGGACAGAAAAAAGCAAATCTCAAGCTTCTATTCCACGTTGACAAGGGCCTTATATTTTGCGAAGAGATAA